A stretch of DNA from Triticum dicoccoides isolate Atlit2015 ecotype Zavitan chromosome 2A, WEW_v2.0, whole genome shotgun sequence:
CCGGAGGCACGGTGGTGCGGCGACGGGCGTGATACGATAGCGGCAGCTAGGTGCTGCAACGACAGATACGCCAGACGTTTTGCTACGACGGCGTGACATCTTGCTGGAACCAGCGAGGACGGGGATGCGATGACGACCTCCAGTGACGAGGGCGGCGTCCTGTGGAACTGACGGGAGTCAGCcggcggcgacgagggcggcggccgACGGAGACGTGGAAGGCCGGCGAGCTGGCTGTCGTATTGGGGATCACAGGAACTCTCAGGACGAACAGGCGCCATGTTTTTTATTTGTAGCGAAGCAGTTGGGGAAGAGGAATCGAGCGGCTGTTATAGATCAAATCGTACGTGCGTGGTTAGGCCGGCCGAAATTTCGTCCGGCGGACCGGCGTGTATCACTCGCCTTCTAGGTTTTTCCCCATCTGTTTTGTCTGTATGTTGCGTTTGTACTATGTTTAAAAAAGAATATAAGTCTGATGGGCTTGCGGCCCACAAAACGTCCCACACAACATCTCTTCTCTCAAAAATAAAAGAACAAGTTCAATCAGCAGTTCCTATTTCGCACAGGATAGTGACCTACTGCGCAGCCTCTTGTACGCCATGTTTTCTGTATGGGCCGGCCCATTCTAGGTTTTTACCCACCTCTTTTGAGAAGGTTGTAGAACCTTCCATGAGCcaggtttttttagaaaaacatcaCACTTTATTTCATTGAATAATGTTTAAAGGGACACAAATGTGATCCGGTGGATCAATAAGCCACACATGTCTACCAATACAAAGTGTAGTGGATGATCTAGCTAATTTGTGTGCCTCATCATTACTTGcgcggtgttcatgaacaaactcgTAACTCTGTAGTCTCGTCTTTCTATCGTCAATCTCTCAAAGGATCatgcagtactcgcctaagttccgcTCGCTCTTTAGGTTGTTTATGACTCTCAGACAGTCAGATGCAATGCGTGCTTTTGAGACGGCCAGGTCCTCCGCAAGAGCTAAAGCTTCTCTACACGCGCACGCCTCCAGAGTAGCAAGTTCTGTCACACCTTGAAATACTACCGCGGACGCCCCCAGGAATATGCCACAGTCACTTCAACAGACCACACCAACCTCCCCAATGCTCGGCGGTAACCATTCTGTACCTCGCAAGCTAGGTGTTGTGTTTGTTATACATCCGGTTCGTTGCTTGGGTAGTTCATGTATCTCTTGCAAGTATCGCTCAATAAATAAATGTGTCGACAATGGACTCTGGAACTCGTGTTCATAGATAGCCCTTCTTCTTGCCCACTAGATTGTCCATAGTGTGGCTAGGACAGAGATGAATTTATCCTTGCTCAATGTATCACGCAGACTGAAAAGCCAAAACTTGGGGTCCAGTGTCTCGTCGCCATAGACCAGGAGTAGTGCATCATCATCCCggagtgaccacactcctttggcCATGTTACAGTTGAGGAGAGCATGCCTCCATGAGTCGACAACTGCCAAACAGATCGGACAGGTTGCATCTTCTGTCATATGCCTCCTCACCCGTTCTTGGCCCATCGGGGGAGACGCCCGGGCCAATCGCCTCCAAGTTTGGCAGGCACCTGTACCCCCCACAGCTTCTTCCATTCTTTCTCTTGTTTCAACGTATCCGAGTTCTCTGTTTGTCCCGTTAACCATGCTTCCGTCTATACTTTGTCTCTACAACCATCCTGTAGCATGATCGGACTGAGAAAAGGCCCGACCTTTAATACCGTCAAGCATAGAAGTCCGGCTGTGTTTTGTAGCTGATTGGAATTTGCCTATcggtttttcttttccttttgttttgttcgcatgttttttctttccttttatctTTTTCGCattttccccttcttcttctttccttttactttttcattttttcttcttAATTTTGTGaagattttttaaaatttgtgaacatttttattgAATTCGTTAACAATTTTTGAATTCATGGACATTTTTCCAAATATGAGAACGTTTTTTAATATTCACACATATTTTTAAAAATTCACGGAAACTTTTTAAAACTTTCTAACATTTattgaaattcatgaatattttttaaaattcggATCATTTTATGAATGCAAGGAAATTTTTAAAATTCGAGAATATacttttcaaatttaagagaatttTTTCAATTTGAGAACAAATTTTGGACTCACAAACAGTTTTtgaattttggattttttttaaaacGTAATTGATATTTTTCAAATAAAGGAATTTTTTTAAATCTCGAAGATTTTTAAAGAagctaaaaaagaaaaaaaaagaaaataaaaataacaaaCAAAAATAAACGAAAAAATTTAGGGAAGCCTGCCACATACCTGGGCCGGCCCAAGTTCGCGTGAGGGGCGCGGCCTCGCTTTCCACCGCACGGTTGGGAAATAggagtcccggtccgagccggctaCCTATCATTGTAGGATTGTCTAAAAAAACCCTATCATTGTAggagattctcaaaaaaaaagaagACCTAGGATATGTACGCAGGTTAGATCTAGAAATACGACGTACAGATACGACCGACCTAGACAATTACAAATACCTAGGTCCGGATCTAGAAATACGTAGATACTGGAATCACATACGTACCCCGGCTTTCCCTTTCGTTTCGAAGCTCTCGCGTTGGCAGCAAGGTGATCGGCGGAACGCGAAGATCAAATCGAGTAAGTCGCCTTCTTCTTCCCCCGTCGATCGAATTAGGGTTCGTGCTTTTCGTCCCCTTTCCTGCTTCCTTGGTCTTTGGTCTCTGTTCTTGACAGGGCAAGATCAAGATGGCCGCGGTTCTTCCTGCGCTGCTGCCAACCCCACCGTCGGCCCCAATCGCTACGTTGCTCAAGACATCGCGGACGGACGGGAAGCCTGGCCGTGCGTCGGCGAGCCGGAGATGGATAGATAACAAATTTTTGATTCTGGCCGCCGCGTCGAACTTGACCGGCGGTGAGCGCGTCGGACGCGTGCTGTCGAAGATGAGCGGAGGCGAGCGAGTCAGACGCGTGGCGTCGGACATGGGTGGCGGCGACCGTGCCAGACGCGTGGCATCGGACACGGACGGCGGTGATCGCGCCGGACGCGTGGCATGGGGCATGGACGGCGGTGACCGCGCCGGTCGCGAGGAGTCCCGAACAAGCTGGAGCGCTGTCAAGAGGCCTGCCAGCCGCGCTCCTTCCACCGATCGGTGTGACAAGAAGCCCaaggctccggtcgacaaggaagcTTCTCCGGAGACAGAGCAACTGTTCGCTGGCCCGACGTTCATAAGCGTCGTGCCCCCGGATCCGAGCGAGCTCCCGATCCCTTGCTGCTTCATGAAGAAGGCCCGCTAGTGGACTAGCAAGTAGCAACAACACATGGGATTGATCCCTTACtacagtcgtcgtcgtcgtcgtgtaATCTTGCTTTGTAGCCCAATTTCAGCGCTTGTTAGATGCGCTTTTAGTAGTGTAGTAATTTGTCATGGCTCTGGGTTGTGTTCATGTTAGTAAAACCCAACCCAGAGAGGGGCGGATGGGTGGCATGACAATCATAAACTATCTTCCATGTTATTTTACTCTCCTTGCAATCCTTCCTGCAGTCTTTCCTCTACTGAAGAGTGAAGAAAGCCCGTTTTAAGATCACCGTTGAGCCTCACACCTGCTCCGCTGAATCTGTCGCCATAATCAAGACTAGAAATCTGTAATAATCTTCAAGATTGGAACAAGGCAATGTTTCTAACTAGTCTATGTTGATTTAACAAGTCGCTTCGTTTATAATCCTTGATTTGGAGCAGCAGTTCCATTTCTACCGCTAGAGCAGAGCTACTCTGCAGCGAACCGGCcatcacaacacaaagaaaattatGGTCCACCCACAGCATTGCACAAACGATTCAGTTAAACAACAAATGGGACCTTCACACAGACACTTGCATTTGTGCATGCACAACATACTATAGGTACTTAATTGAAAATGGTTGCCATACCAAATGTCAGATGTTTTTCTTTGCACA
This window harbors:
- the LOC119354757 gene encoding uncharacterized protein LOC119354757; translation: MAAVLPALLPTPPSAPIATLLKTSRTDGKPGRASASRRWIDNKFLILAAASNLTGGERVGRVLSKMSGGERVRRVASDMGGGDRARRVASDTDGGDRAGRVAWGMDGGDRAGREESRTSWSAVKRPASRAPSTDRCDKKPKAPVDKEASPETEQLFAGPTFISVVPPDPSELPIPCCFMKKAR